The Xanthomonas sp. DAR 34887 genome has a segment encoding these proteins:
- the aac(6') gene encoding aminoglycoside 6'-N-acetyltransferase, which translates to MTEQFSIRAAAAADLRAWAALRMALWPDEPDAFGGVAEALQREDAANFLAFAGDGQAIGFADVTLRQDYVNGTDSSPVGFLEGWYVVPEWRGRGIGHALLREVLEWTRAQGCSELASDALLDDAAAQAAHRACGFEETERVVYFRMPVED; encoded by the coding sequence GTGACCGAACAGTTCTCGATCCGCGCCGCCGCCGCCGCGGACCTGCGCGCCTGGGCGGCACTGCGGATGGCGCTGTGGCCGGACGAGCCCGATGCCTTCGGCGGCGTGGCCGAAGCGCTGCAGCGCGAGGACGCGGCCAATTTCCTGGCCTTCGCCGGCGACGGCCAGGCGATCGGGTTCGCCGACGTCACCCTGCGCCAGGACTACGTCAACGGCACCGATAGTTCGCCGGTCGGGTTTCTGGAAGGCTGGTACGTGGTGCCCGAATGGCGCGGCCGCGGCATCGGCCACGCGCTGTTGCGCGAGGTGCTCGAGTGGACCCGCGCACAGGGCTGCAGCGAGCTGGCGTCCGATGCGCTGCTCGATGATGCTGCCGCACAGGCCGCGCATCGCGCCTGCGGCTTCGAGGAAACCGAGCGCGTGGTGTATTTCCGCATGCCGGTCGAGGACTGA
- the aroB gene encoding 3-dehydroquinate synthase: MTVSHRSVAVEGDPAYTIRIGPGLLDDGARLAEHVRGRHVLLLSDSNVAPLYAAQVRQALLAARPQLQIGEFVIPAGEASKTLDNFGAAIAALAELGATRDACVLALGGGVVGDLAGFAAACWMRGVDCVQLPTTLLAMVDSSVGGKTAVDIAQGKNLVGAFHPPRAVLADTATLRSLPPRELRAGLAEVIKYGAIRDPLFFEWLHAERQALLAADPAALAQAIARSCEHKAEIVARDPLEKGERALLNLGHTFGHAIETEQGYGAPGNANLNHGEAVAVGMVLAAELSAQLGMATAQDSERLRALLTDYGLPTALPAGLAPHALLARMRLDKKNIAGRLRLVLWRGIGRAEVVPDVDEAAVLAVLDAAMRAAA, from the coding sequence ATGACTGTTTCCCACCGCAGCGTCGCGGTCGAAGGCGACCCGGCCTACACCATCCGCATCGGCCCCGGCCTGCTCGACGACGGCGCGCGCCTGGCCGAGCACGTGCGCGGCCGCCATGTGCTGCTGCTCAGCGACAGCAACGTCGCCCCGCTGTACGCGGCGCAGGTCCGCCAGGCGTTGCTGGCCGCGCGCCCGCAGCTGCAGATCGGCGAGTTCGTGATCCCCGCCGGCGAAGCCTCCAAGACCCTGGACAATTTCGGCGCGGCGATCGCCGCGCTGGCCGAGCTCGGCGCCACCCGCGACGCCTGCGTGCTGGCGCTGGGCGGCGGCGTGGTCGGCGACCTGGCCGGCTTCGCCGCCGCGTGCTGGATGCGCGGGGTGGACTGCGTGCAGCTGCCGACCACGCTGCTGGCGATGGTCGACTCCTCGGTCGGCGGCAAGACCGCGGTAGACATCGCCCAGGGCAAGAACCTGGTCGGCGCGTTCCATCCGCCGCGCGCGGTGCTGGCCGATACCGCCACCCTGCGCAGCCTGCCGCCGCGCGAATTGCGCGCCGGCCTGGCCGAGGTGATCAAGTACGGCGCGATCCGCGACCCGCTGTTCTTCGAATGGCTGCACGCCGAACGCCAGGCGCTGCTGGCCGCCGACCCGGCCGCGCTGGCGCAGGCGATCGCGCGCAGCTGCGAACACAAGGCCGAGATCGTCGCCCGCGACCCGCTGGAGAAAGGCGAGCGCGCCCTGCTCAACCTCGGCCACACCTTCGGCCATGCGATCGAGACCGAGCAGGGCTACGGCGCGCCCGGCAATGCCAACCTCAACCACGGCGAAGCGGTGGCGGTGGGCATGGTGCTGGCGGCCGAACTGTCGGCGCAGCTGGGCATGGCCACGGCGCAGGACAGCGAACGGCTGCGCGCGCTGCTGACCGACTACGGCCTGCCCACCGCGCTGCCGGCCGGACTGGCGCCGCACGCGCTGCTGGCGCGGATGCGGCTGGACAAAAAGAACATCGCCGGGCGCCTGCGGCTGGTGCTGTGGCGCGGCATCGGCCGCGCCGAGGTGGTGCCGGACGTGGACGAAGCGGCGGTGCTGGCGGTGCTGGACGCGGCAATGCGGGCGGCGGCGTAG
- a CDS encoding shikimate kinase → MNPAPNLVLVGPMGAGKSVIGRRLAERFSLAFVDSDQAIVERTGASIASLFEHAGEAGFREHERSVLESVLSTPGHLISTGGGAVLDADSRREMREHGFVVYLRVSVASQLQRLQRDRSRPLLQRGDRERVLHELHAVREPLYREVADLILDTDHLNPAEATAQLVVRLAASWKLPDSIA, encoded by the coding sequence ATGAATCCCGCCCCCAATCTCGTGCTGGTCGGCCCGATGGGAGCCGGCAAGAGCGTCATCGGCCGCCGCCTGGCCGAGCGCTTCAGCCTCGCCTTCGTCGATAGCGACCAGGCCATCGTCGAACGCACCGGCGCGAGCATCGCCTCGCTGTTCGAGCATGCCGGCGAAGCCGGCTTCCGCGAGCACGAGCGCAGCGTCCTGGAAAGCGTGCTCAGCACCCCCGGCCACCTCATTTCCACCGGCGGCGGCGCCGTGCTCGACGCCGACAGCCGCCGCGAGATGCGCGAGCACGGCTTCGTGGTCTACCTGCGGGTCAGCGTGGCCTCGCAGCTGCAGCGCCTGCAACGCGACCGCAGCCGCCCGCTGCTGCAGCGTGGCGACCGCGAACGGGTGCTGCACGAACTGCACGCGGTGCGCGAGCCGCTGTACCGCGAAGTCGCCGACCTGATCCTGGACACCGACCACCTCAATCCCGCCGAAGCCACCGCGCAGCTGGTCGTGCGCCTGGCCGCGTCGTGGAAACTTCCGGACTCCATTGCATGA
- a CDS encoding cobalamin-binding protein: MGPQRIVCLTEEPTETLYALGEQARIVGISGFTVRPPQARRDKPKVSAFTSAKIGEILKLQPDLAIGFSDIQADIAAELVRNGVEVWIANHRSVDGILDYIRRLGALVGAGARAEAYADELQRGLDTIAAQAAVLPRRPKVYFEEWDEPIITGIRWVAELVRIAGGDDVFPELSAEPLAKARILANGDEVVRRAPDIILGSWCGKRFRPERVAARPGWAAIPAVRDGQLFEIKSPLILQPGPAALTDGVRAIAAIVQAWTQRQ, from the coding sequence GTGGGTCCGCAGCGCATCGTCTGCCTGACCGAGGAACCCACCGAGACGCTGTACGCGCTCGGCGAGCAGGCACGCATCGTCGGCATCAGCGGCTTCACCGTGCGGCCGCCGCAGGCGCGCCGCGACAAGCCCAAGGTCAGCGCCTTCACCAGCGCTAAGATCGGCGAGATCCTCAAACTGCAGCCGGATCTGGCGATCGGATTTTCCGACATCCAGGCCGACATCGCCGCCGAGCTGGTGCGCAACGGCGTGGAAGTGTGGATCGCCAACCATCGCAGCGTCGACGGCATCCTCGACTACATCCGCCGGCTCGGCGCGCTGGTCGGCGCCGGTGCGCGCGCCGAGGCCTACGCCGACGAGTTGCAACGCGGGCTGGATACGATCGCGGCGCAGGCGGCGGTGCTGCCGCGGCGGCCGAAGGTGTATTTCGAGGAATGGGACGAGCCGATCATCACCGGCATCCGCTGGGTCGCCGAACTGGTGCGCATCGCCGGCGGCGACGACGTGTTCCCGGAATTGTCGGCCGAACCGCTGGCCAAGGCGCGGATCCTGGCCAACGGCGACGAAGTGGTGCGGCGCGCGCCGGACATCATCCTCGGCTCGTGGTGCGGCAAGCGCTTCCGCCCCGAGCGCGTGGCCGCACGGCCGGGTTGGGCGGCGATCCCGGCGGTGCGCGATGGCCAGCTGTTCGAGATCAAGTCGCCGCTGATCCTGCAGCCCGGTCCGGCGGCCCTGACCGACGGCGTGCGTGCGATCGCCGCCATCGTGCAGGCCTGGACGCAGCGCCAGTAG
- a CDS encoding WGR domain-containing protein, translated as MRVFLQQRPGDNEPPRYVQLTLQPDLFGSWELLRESGQIGGRAQLKREQYLLQDEAHAAFEKARDAQIKRGFQVMFTRGADAPR; from the coding sequence ATGCGCGTCTTCCTACAGCAACGCCCCGGCGACAACGAGCCGCCCCGCTACGTCCAGCTGACCCTGCAACCGGACTTGTTCGGCAGCTGGGAGCTGTTGCGCGAGAGCGGCCAGATCGGCGGCCGCGCGCAGCTCAAGCGCGAGCAATACCTGCTGCAGGACGAGGCCCACGCCGCCTTCGAGAAAGCCCGCGATGCGCAAATCAAGCGCGGCTTCCAGGTCATGTTCACCCGCGGCGCCGACGCCCCGCGCTAA
- a CDS encoding hybrid sensor histidine kinase/response regulator, with the protein MGWLLLLWSTAVVAAVPPTPQPRQLTVADGLPSNSINGFAEDQLGYLWLASSDGLARFDGRGYRIWRVEDGLRDNKIWTVHVDAQNRVWFGTQNAGMGMLSADRRTFRYYDRTNYPQIGGATVWAIASTPDGSIWFGTANGGLDRLRADGTLSRYMPMPGDERSLPSPAVISLATTPDGTLWVGTRGGVARWTGHDFERLPASALPRPEVQGLIPERDGSVWVSTQGGTRLLRADGSVVAPYWRNMPSESVLGMLVHDRHGNRWFDTLDGLGREGDAGQILNVPLYSNSAHGLVKPNWSLAFEDREGDLWFASFNAGLWYLPANWRQFSVLSYRVDDPDSMGNPYVMATAASRDGGVWLAGTRGVLDKLDPATGTVRHHIMALFGRDWSRTLVEDGQGRVWASALAGVLRYDPVSGEVRRWGKQDGADAPMPGDVDRAMLSGDGRLWLFGEVGGAQVRDLDGHVLRNIAPGADGLPAELTVDDARPGPLGQPWVLGQYGMLAWDATSERFAPVPGAPTRPLSAFTITDGNVVWLASLGRLERYLWDGARLSLLDRIDAEQEFPSLAPNGIVVDASGVAWLSSVRGLIRVDPASKAIRSYSVHDGLPNQEFRTQTLIQARSGQILGGTPDGVVLFEPSQVVPSRRQPPLVIERIGVRRGERALDLLHAGSIALQEGDRDLHVVARLLSFSDTDANTYRFRLSGYDPDWVDVGASGERLFSRLPSGHYTLEMQARTADKVWSKVTTLRFRVLPPWWRSPWGMAGLALLALLALWLASYLYRRRLRRRNAWQLALHKQELAEQASLAKTRFLATLGHEVRTPMTGVLGMSELLLATPLDPKQRGYTDAIRRAGAHLLRLVNDALDLARIEAGRLELDQQPFDLIQLIAELEAMMAPMAHSRGLAFALDNAMPAAVTASGDATRVRQILLNLLNNAIKFTDHGGVTLRVAPLQDRNGVRFEVADTGPGINAEQQARLFQRFEQADGPRTAARYGGSGLGLAICQELAVAMGGRVELHSKLGVGTRFIVDLPLPWTPDALHPTTRGERETLAATQPLRILLVEDDPTVAEVVSGLLSARGHHIIHAAHALAALTEAAGNRFDVALLDLDLPGLDGLALARQLRVFGYEMPLIAVTARADADAEPQARAAGFDGFLRKPVTGDMLAEAIEAVLEGRDS; encoded by the coding sequence TCGACGGGCGCGGCTACCGCATCTGGCGGGTCGAGGACGGGCTGCGCGACAACAAGATCTGGACCGTGCACGTCGATGCGCAGAACCGGGTCTGGTTCGGCACCCAGAACGCCGGCATGGGCATGCTCTCGGCGGACCGGCGCACGTTCCGCTATTACGACCGCACCAACTACCCGCAAATCGGCGGCGCCACGGTCTGGGCGATCGCGTCCACCCCCGACGGCAGCATCTGGTTCGGCACCGCCAACGGCGGCCTGGACCGGCTGCGGGCGGACGGCACGCTGAGCCGCTACATGCCGATGCCGGGCGATGAGCGCAGTTTGCCGTCGCCGGCGGTGATCTCCCTGGCGACCACGCCCGACGGCACGCTGTGGGTGGGGACGCGCGGCGGCGTGGCGCGCTGGACCGGGCACGACTTCGAGCGGCTGCCGGCCTCGGCGCTGCCGCGGCCCGAGGTGCAGGGCCTGATCCCCGAGCGCGACGGGTCGGTGTGGGTCTCCACCCAGGGCGGTACCCGCCTGCTGCGCGCCGACGGCAGCGTGGTGGCGCCGTACTGGCGCAACATGCCCAGCGAGAGCGTGCTGGGCATGCTGGTCCACGACCGCCACGGCAATCGCTGGTTCGACACCCTGGACGGTCTGGGCCGCGAGGGCGATGCCGGGCAGATCCTCAACGTTCCCCTGTACAGCAATTCCGCGCACGGCCTGGTCAAGCCCAATTGGTCGCTGGCGTTCGAGGACCGCGAGGGCGATCTGTGGTTCGCCAGCTTCAACGCCGGCCTGTGGTACCTGCCGGCCAATTGGCGGCAGTTCTCGGTGCTGTCGTACCGGGTCGACGATCCGGACTCGATGGGCAATCCCTACGTCATGGCCACTGCCGCCTCGCGCGATGGCGGGGTGTGGCTGGCAGGGACGCGCGGTGTGCTGGACAAGCTGGATCCGGCCACCGGTACGGTGCGCCACCACATCATGGCGCTGTTCGGGCGCGATTGGTCGCGCACGCTGGTCGAGGATGGCCAGGGTCGAGTATGGGCGTCGGCGTTGGCGGGCGTGCTGCGCTACGACCCGGTCAGCGGCGAGGTGCGGCGCTGGGGCAAGCAGGACGGCGCCGATGCGCCGATGCCCGGTGACGTCGATCGGGCGATGCTCAGCGGCGACGGCCGCCTGTGGTTGTTCGGCGAGGTCGGCGGTGCGCAGGTCCGCGATCTGGACGGACACGTGTTGCGCAACATCGCCCCAGGCGCCGACGGGCTGCCGGCGGAGCTGACCGTGGACGATGCCCGGCCCGGCCCGCTGGGCCAGCCCTGGGTGCTCGGCCAATACGGCATGCTGGCCTGGGATGCGACCAGCGAGCGCTTCGCGCCGGTGCCGGGCGCGCCGACGCGGCCGCTGAGCGCCTTCACCATCACCGACGGCAACGTGGTGTGGCTGGCCAGTCTCGGCCGCCTGGAACGCTATCTGTGGGACGGCGCGCGGCTGAGCCTGCTCGACCGCATCGACGCCGAACAGGAGTTCCCGTCGCTGGCGCCGAACGGCATCGTGGTCGATGCCAGCGGCGTGGCCTGGTTGAGCAGCGTGCGCGGCCTGATCCGGGTCGATCCGGCGAGCAAGGCGATCCGCTCCTACAGCGTGCACGACGGCCTGCCCAACCAGGAGTTCCGCACGCAGACCCTGATCCAGGCGCGCAGCGGGCAGATCCTCGGCGGCACCCCGGACGGGGTGGTGCTGTTCGAACCGTCGCAGGTGGTGCCGTCGCGGCGGCAGCCGCCGCTGGTGATCGAGCGCATCGGCGTGCGCCGCGGCGAGCGCGCGCTGGATCTGCTGCATGCCGGCAGCATCGCGCTACAGGAAGGCGACCGCGACCTGCATGTGGTCGCGCGCCTGCTGTCGTTCTCCGACACCGACGCCAACACCTACCGGTTCCGGCTCAGCGGCTACGACCCGGACTGGGTGGATGTCGGCGCCAGCGGCGAGCGCCTGTTCTCGCGCCTGCCGTCGGGCCACTACACCCTGGAAATGCAGGCGCGCACCGCCGACAAGGTGTGGTCGAAGGTGACCACGCTGCGTTTTCGCGTGCTGCCGCCGTGGTGGCGCAGCCCATGGGGCATGGCCGGGCTGGCCTTGCTGGCGCTGTTGGCGTTGTGGCTGGCGTCCTATCTGTACCGGCGGCGGCTGCGCCGGCGCAACGCGTGGCAACTGGCCCTGCACAAGCAGGAGCTGGCCGAGCAGGCCTCGCTGGCCAAGACCCGTTTCCTGGCCACGCTCGGACACGAGGTACGCACGCCGATGACCGGCGTGCTCGGCATGAGCGAACTGCTGCTGGCCACGCCGCTGGATCCCAAGCAGCGCGGCTACACCGATGCGATCCGCCGCGCCGGCGCGCACCTGCTGCGCCTGGTCAACGATGCGCTGGACCTGGCGCGGATCGAGGCCGGCCGCCTGGAGCTGGACCAGCAGCCGTTCGACCTGATCCAGCTGATCGCCGAACTGGAAGCGATGATGGCGCCGATGGCGCACAGCCGCGGCCTGGCCTTCGCCCTGGACAACGCGATGCCCGCGGCGGTGACCGCCAGCGGCGATGCGACCCGGGTACGGCAGATCCTGTTGAACCTGCTCAACAACGCGATCAAGTTCACCGACCACGGCGGGGTGACCCTGCGTGTGGCGCCATTGCAGGATCGCAACGGCGTGCGTTTCGAGGTGGCCGACACCGGCCCGGGCATCAACGCCGAGCAGCAGGCGCGGCTGTTCCAGCGCTTCGAACAGGCCGACGGCCCGCGCACCGCCGCCCGTTACGGCGGCAGCGGGCTGGGCCTGGCGATCTGCCAGGAACTGGCGGTGGCGATGGGCGGCCGCGTGGAGCTGCACAGCAAGCTCGGCGTCGGCACCCGTTTCATCGTCGATTTGCCGTTGCCGTGGACCCCGGACGCGCTGCATCCCACCACGCGCGGCGAGCGCGAAACCCTGGCGGCGACGCAGCCGCTGCGCATCCTGCTGGTCGAGGACGACCCGACCGTGGCCGAAGTGGTCAGCGGCCTGTTGAGCGCGCGCGGACACCACATCATCCACGCCGCGCATGCCCTGGCGGCGCTGACCGAAGCGGCCGGCAACCGCTTCGACGTGGCCCTGCTGGACCTGGACCTGCCCGGCCTGGACGGCCTGGCGCTGGCGAGGCAATTGCGCGTGTTCGGCTACGAAATGCCACTGATCGCAGTCACCGCCCGCGCCGACGCCGACGCCGAACCCCAGGCGCGCGCCGCCGGCTTCGACGGCTTCCTGCGCAAGCCGGTGACGGGCGACATGCTGGCCGAGGCGATCGAGGCGGTGCTTGAAGGCCGGGATTCGTGA
- the pdxH gene encoding pyridoxamine 5'-phosphate oxidase, translated as MPDLYAEALSTFADLFAEARTSDEAEYNAMVVSSATLEARPSSRVVLLKSYDARGFVFYTHLDSQKGRELQANPQAALLFLWRRMREDGVQVRIDGEVQLVAAAEADAYFASRPRMSQIGAWASAQSRTLQSREEFEQRVAKAEASFEGREVPRPDGWSGFRVVPRSFEFWYGGKYRLHERWRYDADAAGHWSKRMLFP; from the coding sequence ATGCCCGATCTCTACGCCGAAGCCCTGTCCACGTTCGCCGACCTGTTCGCGGAGGCGCGGACCAGCGACGAGGCCGAATACAACGCCATGGTCGTGTCCTCGGCCACGCTGGAGGCGCGCCCGTCCTCGCGGGTGGTGCTGCTGAAGTCCTACGACGCGCGCGGCTTCGTGTTCTACACCCACCTGGACAGCCAGAAGGGCCGCGAGCTGCAGGCCAACCCGCAGGCCGCGCTGCTGTTCCTGTGGCGGCGCATGCGCGAGGACGGGGTGCAGGTGCGTATCGACGGCGAGGTGCAACTGGTCGCCGCGGCCGAGGCCGATGCGTATTTCGCCTCGCGCCCGCGCATGAGCCAGATCGGCGCGTGGGCGTCGGCGCAGTCGCGCACCCTGCAGTCGCGCGAGGAGTTCGAGCAGCGCGTGGCCAAGGCCGAGGCCAGCTTCGAAGGCCGCGAGGTGCCGCGCCCGGACGGCTGGAGCGGGTTCCGCGTGGTGCCGCGCAGCTTCGAGTTCTGGTACGGCGGCAAGTACCGCCTGCACGAACGCTGGCGCTACGACGCCGATGCCGCCGGCCACTGGTCCAAGCGGATGCTGTTCCCGTGA
- the hemE gene encoding uroporphyrinogen decarboxylase: protein MLKNDRLLRALRREPVDQTPVWLMRQAGRYLPEYRATRARAGSFLAMAKTPELACEVTLQPLARFPLDAAILFSDILTIPDAMGLELYFVEGEGPKFKHPVRDAAAIARLGVPDMETELRYVMDAVRVIRRELDGSVPLIGFSGSPWTLACYMVEGGGSDNYARIKALALKDPAALHRLLSVNTDAVIAYLAAQRAAGAQALQVFDTWGGVLSPAMYREFSLPYLQRIARELPRGDGAERTPLILFGKGNAPYLEELAASGAEGLGVDWTIDLADAARRTGGRVALQGNLDPAMLYGSPAAIEGEVQRVLRSYAEGNGSAEGHVFNLGHGLSPDMQPEHVGALVAAVQRHSRRGQA from the coding sequence ATGCTCAAGAACGACCGTCTGCTGCGCGCCCTGCGCCGCGAGCCCGTGGACCAGACCCCCGTGTGGCTGATGCGCCAGGCAGGGCGCTACCTGCCCGAGTACCGCGCCACCCGCGCACGCGCCGGCAGCTTCCTGGCGATGGCCAAGACCCCGGAACTGGCCTGCGAGGTGACCCTGCAGCCGCTGGCGCGGTTCCCGCTGGACGCGGCGATCCTGTTCTCCGACATCCTCACCATTCCCGATGCGATGGGCCTGGAGCTGTATTTCGTCGAAGGCGAAGGTCCCAAGTTCAAGCACCCGGTGCGCGACGCGGCGGCGATCGCCCGGCTCGGCGTGCCGGACATGGAGACCGAGCTGCGCTACGTGATGGATGCGGTGCGGGTGATCCGCCGCGAGCTGGACGGCAGCGTGCCGCTGATCGGCTTCTCCGGCAGCCCATGGACCCTGGCCTGCTACATGGTCGAGGGCGGCGGCAGCGACAACTACGCGCGGATCAAGGCGCTGGCCTTGAAGGACCCGGCGGCGCTGCACCGGTTGCTGTCGGTCAACACCGACGCGGTGATCGCCTACCTGGCGGCGCAGCGCGCGGCCGGCGCGCAGGCGCTGCAGGTGTTCGACACCTGGGGCGGCGTGCTCAGCCCGGCGATGTACCGCGAGTTCTCGCTGCCCTACCTGCAGCGCATCGCCCGCGAACTGCCGCGCGGCGATGGCGCCGAGCGCACCCCGCTGATCCTGTTCGGCAAGGGCAACGCACCGTATCTGGAAGAGCTGGCCGCCTCCGGCGCCGAGGGCCTGGGCGTGGACTGGACCATCGACCTGGCCGATGCCGCGCGCCGCACCGGCGGCCGCGTGGCGCTGCAGGGCAACCTAGACCCGGCCATGCTGTACGGCTCGCCGGCGGCGATCGAAGGCGAGGTGCAGCGCGTGCTGCGCAGCTATGCCGAAGGCAACGGCTCCGCGGAAGGGCACGTGTTCAACCTCGGCCATGGGCTGTCGCCGGACATGCAACCCGAGCATGTCGGCGCACTGGTCGCCGCGGTGCAGCGGCACAGCCGCCGCGGGCAGGCATAG
- the mdtD gene encoding multidrug transporter subunit MdtD, translating into MSAPSPDPISVPSYRSFRPLLWLVSLAIFMQMLDATIVNTALPAMARSLGESPLQMQSVVFSYALAVAMFIPASGWIADRYGTRRTFLTAIVLFTLGSLLCAAAPRLPYLVAARVLQGIGGAMLLPVGRLAVMRSVSREQFLSAMSFIAIPALIGPLVGPTLGGWLVQVASWHWVFLINLPIGAIGFAAALKVMPDFHGEQRARFDLIGYAMLAFGMIALSLALDGISELGLRHAFVMLLAIAGLAALIGYWLHAASAPAALFPLHLFKVTSFRIGILGNLFARVGSGSMPFLIPLLLQVGLGMSPMRAGLMMIPVALAGMAAKRAAVKLVENYGYRRVLMTNTVLVGVAMASFLLFDAGQPLGWRLLQLALFGAVNSLQFTVMNTVTLRDLDRDQASAGNSLLSMVMMLATGFGAAAAGSLLAAFNDHLGDSHGATAALHATFVCVGAITLTSTLIFWQLPDARPHPDKKVEEVAE; encoded by the coding sequence ATGTCCGCGCCCTCCCCCGATCCGATCTCCGTTCCGAGCTACCGCAGTTTCCGGCCGTTGCTGTGGCTGGTGTCGCTGGCCATCTTCATGCAGATGCTGGACGCGACCATCGTCAATACCGCGCTGCCGGCGATGGCGCGCAGCCTGGGCGAGAGCCCGCTGCAGATGCAGTCGGTGGTGTTCAGCTATGCGCTGGCGGTGGCGATGTTCATCCCCGCCTCGGGCTGGATCGCCGACCGCTACGGCACGCGCCGCACCTTCCTGACCGCGATCGTGCTGTTCACGCTCGGCTCGCTGCTGTGCGCGGCGGCGCCGCGCCTGCCCTACCTGGTCGCCGCGCGCGTGCTGCAAGGCATCGGCGGGGCGATGTTGCTGCCGGTCGGGCGCCTGGCGGTGATGCGTTCGGTGTCGCGCGAGCAGTTCCTCAGCGCGATGAGCTTCATCGCGATTCCGGCGCTGATCGGGCCGCTGGTCGGACCGACCCTCGGCGGCTGGCTGGTGCAGGTCGCATCCTGGCATTGGGTGTTCCTGATCAACCTGCCGATCGGCGCGATCGGCTTCGCCGCGGCGCTGAAGGTGATGCCCGATTTCCACGGCGAACAGCGCGCCCGCTTCGATCTGATCGGCTACGCGATGCTGGCCTTCGGCATGATCGCGCTGTCGCTGGCGCTGGACGGGATTTCCGAGCTGGGCCTGCGCCATGCGTTCGTGATGCTGCTGGCCATCGCAGGCCTCGCCGCGCTGATCGGCTACTGGCTGCACGCGGCCAGCGCGCCGGCGGCGCTGTTCCCGCTGCACCTGTTCAAGGTGACCAGCTTCCGCATCGGCATCCTCGGCAATCTGTTCGCGCGCGTGGGCAGCGGCAGCATGCCGTTCCTGATCCCGCTGCTGCTGCAGGTCGGCCTGGGCATGAGTCCGATGCGCGCCGGCCTGATGATGATCCCGGTGGCGCTGGCCGGCATGGCCGCCAAACGCGCGGCGGTGAAACTGGTGGAGAACTACGGCTATCGCCGGGTGCTGATGACCAACACCGTGCTGGTCGGCGTGGCGATGGCCAGCTTCTTGCTGTTCGACGCCGGCCAGCCGCTGGGCTGGCGGCTGCTGCAGCTGGCGCTGTTCGGCGCGGTCAACTCCTTGCAGTTCACGGTCATGAACACGGTGACGCTGCGCGACCTGGACCGCGACCAGGCCAGCGCCGGCAACAGTCTGCTGTCGATGGTGATGATGCTGGCCACCGGCTTCGGCGCGGCCGCCGCGGGCAGCCTGTTGGCCGCCTTCAACGACCACCTCGGCGACAGCCACGGCGCCACCGCCGCACTGCACGCGACCTTCGTCTGCGTGGGCGCGATCACCCTGACCTCGACCCTGATCTTCTGGCAGCTGCCGGACGCGCGGCCGCATCCGGACAAGAAGGTGGAGGAAGTGGCTGAGTAG